The following coding sequences are from one Carettochelys insculpta isolate YL-2023 chromosome 5, ASM3395843v1, whole genome shotgun sequence window:
- the TAL2 gene encoding T-cell acute lymphocytic leukemia protein 2 — MTRKIFTNTRERWRQQNVNSAFAKLRKLIPTHPPDKKLSKNETLRLAMRYINFLVKVLGEQGLPQTGVTARGSILGLFQQAPHLQSVEELTVIEDCGVPSPGTSSSIPECWSETSSP, encoded by the coding sequence ATGACCAGAAAGATCTTCACCAACACCAGGGAGCGGTGGAGGCAGCAAAACGTCAACAGCGCTTTCGCCAAGCTGAGGAAGCTCATCCCGACCCACCCTCCAGACAAAAAACTCAGCAAGAACGAGACGCTCCGCTTGGCTATGAGGTACATCAACTTCCTCGTCAAGgtcctgggggagcagggcctgcctcAGACAGGAGTGACTGCCCGGGGCAGCATACTGGGATTATTTCAACAAGCCCCACATTTGCAGAGTGTGGAGGAGCTGACTGTTATTGAAGACTGCGGAGTCCCTTCTCCGGGCACAAGCAGCAGTATCCCAGAGTGCTGGTCAGAGACATCCTCTCCCTAG